A region from the uncultured Draconibacterium sp. genome encodes:
- a CDS encoding glycoside hydrolase family 43 protein has product MKWIPTKLLKHSFFLAVLLNSLPLFAQELANPFVTQNEPDARVTYHNPVIPGFYSDPSVCRVGNDYYLITSTFEYYPGVPVFHSNDLVNWEQIGHCIHRKEQLNKSLNIFAATIRYHEGTFYMITTSFGEPRGNFYVTATNPAGPWSDPVFIEVGGIDPDLFWDEDGRSYIISSEFKLYEIDLKTGKVLNEGKKVWHGTGGRYPEGPHIYKKDGYYYLMASEGGTEEAHHVTIARSNSIWGPYITNPANPILAHANAAAQGNPIQGVGHADMVQAHDGSFWLLFHGYRSISYPVHHLLGRETCLAPVTWPKNGWPVVNGNGTATEKMTCPTLPLQTKAEKPSKINFDTETLDLEWNYIQLPNSTNYSLTERPGYLRLKGDAQTISTQHSSTFIGKRLTDLNFTVSTQLEFNPNSTNEEAGIVLLNNGTHFNLMVSGEAEQRYLQVQLKFGSLTYKSEKTALKPGPVKLRIQGETSTYAFLYAQGDNDYREIEKVDSRYLSTETVGGFTGVYFGLYATGNGKVATAKADYDWVEYIGD; this is encoded by the coding sequence ATGAAATGGATACCGACTAAGCTGTTAAAACATTCATTTTTTCTTGCGGTACTATTGAATAGTTTACCCTTGTTTGCACAGGAGTTGGCCAACCCCTTTGTGACTCAAAACGAGCCCGATGCCAGGGTAACCTATCACAATCCTGTTATTCCGGGCTTTTACTCCGACCCCAGTGTTTGCCGGGTTGGCAACGATTATTACCTCATCACCAGCACTTTTGAGTATTATCCGGGAGTGCCCGTGTTTCACAGCAACGATTTGGTAAACTGGGAACAAATCGGGCACTGTATTCACCGCAAAGAGCAGCTAAACAAAAGCCTGAATATTTTTGCAGCTACCATTCGTTACCACGAAGGAACTTTTTACATGATAACCACATCGTTTGGCGAACCACGTGGTAATTTTTATGTAACCGCAACCAATCCGGCCGGCCCCTGGAGCGATCCGGTGTTTATTGAAGTTGGCGGAATTGATCCCGATTTGTTTTGGGATGAAGATGGGAGAAGCTACATTATTTCAAGTGAATTTAAACTGTATGAAATTGACCTGAAAACAGGCAAGGTACTAAACGAAGGAAAAAAGGTGTGGCACGGAACCGGTGGCCGTTACCCCGAAGGACCGCACATTTATAAAAAAGATGGCTATTACTACCTGATGGCTTCAGAAGGCGGAACAGAAGAAGCGCACCACGTTACCATTGCGCGCAGCAACAGCATTTGGGGCCCGTACATTACTAACCCTGCCAATCCTATTTTGGCACATGCCAATGCTGCTGCACAAGGCAATCCCATTCAGGGGGTTGGCCACGCCGATATGGTGCAGGCACACGATGGATCGTTTTGGCTTCTGTTTCATGGATACCGAAGTATTTCTTATCCGGTGCATCATTTACTGGGTCGCGAAACCTGTCTGGCTCCCGTTACCTGGCCCAAAAACGGATGGCCTGTGGTTAACGGCAACGGCACTGCTACCGAAAAAATGACCTGCCCCACTCTGCCTCTGCAAACAAAAGCCGAAAAGCCTTCAAAAATTAATTTTGACACCGAAACACTTGACCTGGAGTGGAACTATATTCAGCTACCAAACTCAACGAATTACTCGCTTACCGAACGGCCGGGTTACTTGCGCTTAAAGGGCGATGCGCAAACAATTTCAACGCAACACTCCTCAACGTTTATAGGGAAAAGGCTCACCGACTTAAATTTTACGGTAAGCACACAACTTGAATTTAATCCCAATTCCACCAACGAAGAAGCAGGGATAGTTCTGCTAAACAATGGTACGCATTTCAACCTTATGGTAAGCGGAGAAGCCGAACAACGTTACCTGCAGGTTCAATTAAAATTTGGCTCGCTAACCTATAAATCGGAAAAAACGGCACTAAAACCCGGCCCTGTAAAGCTTCGGATACAAGGCGAAACCAGTACTTATGCTTTTTTATATGCACAGGGTGACAACGATTACCGGGAAATTGAAAAAGTAGACAGTCGTTACCTGAGTACAGAAACGGTTGGCGGATTTACCGGGGTTTATTTCGGGTTGTATGCCACAGGAAACGGTAAAGTTGCAACAGCAAAAGCCGATTACGATTGGGTAGAATACATTGGAGACTAA
- a CDS encoding ABC transporter ATP-binding protein — protein MTDPIIQLTGVSKKYGDFTAVDNLNLSVAKGEIFGLLGPNGAGKSTSILMMLGLTEPSAGEVMLGGINATTNPIEVKKKVGYLPEDVGFYTDRTGLENLVFTARLNGIKADEARAKAKSLMERVGLSDEMNKKTGKYSKGMRQRLGLADVLIKNPEVIILDEPTSGIDPKGVQDFLKLIVELRNEHRISVLFSSHNLHQVQQVCDRVGIFVDGKLLAEGNMDALSKKLFTHGMYLIELGIDRQSVPEETVADAAWLSSVLKPLKGVQNIRQQNEVFLIECDSDLSPAIAKTVVANKLGLNFLNRKEYGLDAIYNRYFEGGINND, from the coding sequence GTGACAGATCCAATTATTCAACTTACCGGGGTAAGTAAAAAATACGGTGATTTTACGGCTGTTGATAATTTAAACCTTTCAGTTGCAAAAGGTGAAATATTTGGTTTGCTGGGCCCCAACGGAGCCGGAAAATCAACTAGTATTTTAATGATGCTTGGCCTTACCGAACCAAGTGCAGGCGAGGTAATGCTTGGAGGCATAAATGCAACAACAAACCCAATTGAGGTGAAAAAAAAGGTGGGCTACCTACCTGAAGATGTGGGGTTTTATACCGACCGAACAGGATTGGAGAATCTGGTGTTTACCGCTCGTTTAAACGGAATTAAAGCGGATGAAGCCAGGGCTAAAGCCAAAAGCCTGATGGAAAGAGTAGGGCTGAGTGATGAAATGAACAAAAAAACAGGCAAATATTCAAAAGGGATGCGGCAACGTTTGGGATTGGCTGATGTGCTGATTAAAAATCCCGAAGTTATTATTCTTGATGAACCAACTTCCGGTATCGATCCCAAAGGCGTTCAGGATTTTTTGAAGCTAATTGTGGAATTACGCAACGAACACCGGATAAGCGTATTGTTTTCGTCGCACAACCTGCACCAGGTACAACAGGTTTGCGACCGGGTGGGAATATTTGTTGACGGAAAGTTGCTGGCTGAAGGAAACATGGATGCACTCTCGAAAAAGCTATTTACCCACGGAATGTACCTTATTGAGCTGGGTATTGACAGGCAATCGGTTCCTGAAGAAACAGTTGCTGATGCAGCCTGGCTTTCTTCGGTGCTTAAACCGCTGAAAGGGGTACAAAACATCAGGCAGCAAAACGAGGTGTTTTTAATAGAGTGCGACAGCGACCTTTCGCCTGCAATTGCAAAAACAGTTGTGGCGAATAAGCTCGGATTAAATTTTCTGAACAGAAAAGAATATGGACTGGACGCTATTTATAACCGCTATTTTGAAGGAGGAATAAATAATGATTAG
- a CDS encoding ABC transporter permease subunit, with amino-acid sequence MIRTTHRLTNAFWVLVNKEIADIIRSWKFIIMLALVVLTCMGSLYAALSDFSEVVKASKSDDAFFFLKLFTHSDGTLPSFTVFVSFLGPLLGISMGFDSINQEQSRGTLSRILAQPVFRDYVLNAKFTAALVVLSILFAVLGLLVLGFGLIFIGIPPTAEEFLRIVIFSMVTTLYVAFWLNLAMLFSVKFSQAATSALAGISIWLFFSIFYPIVVNLIAKGISPERFINESHVVYFQRIIQNIMRLNPGQLFNDATTSLLMPSVRSLGPLTMEQMSGAIPGPLPLGQSLLLVWPQVTALIAGTVTFFAIAYTLFMRREVRSR; translated from the coding sequence ATGATTAGGACAACACATCGCTTAACAAATGCTTTTTGGGTACTGGTAAATAAAGAAATTGCCGACATTATCAGAAGTTGGAAATTTATAATTATGCTGGCGCTGGTGGTGTTAACCTGTATGGGCTCGTTGTATGCCGCATTAAGCGATTTTTCAGAAGTGGTAAAAGCCAGTAAAAGCGATGATGCTTTTTTCTTTCTGAAACTGTTTACCCACTCTGATGGCACCTTGCCCTCTTTTACGGTATTTGTGAGCTTTTTAGGCCCATTGTTAGGCATAAGTATGGGTTTCGACAGTATAAACCAGGAACAGAGCCGCGGAACGCTGAGCAGAATACTGGCACAACCTGTTTTTCGCGATTATGTTTTAAACGCCAAGTTTACAGCTGCATTGGTAGTATTAAGTATACTTTTTGCAGTACTTGGTTTACTGGTTCTTGGATTTGGACTTATCTTTATAGGTATCCCGCCAACTGCCGAAGAGTTTTTACGCATCGTGATTTTTTCCATGGTTACTACTTTGTATGTTGCTTTTTGGCTGAATCTGGCCATGCTATTTTCGGTAAAATTTAGCCAGGCAGCCACTTCGGCATTGGCGGGTATTTCCATCTGGTTATTTTTCTCCATTTTTTACCCCATTGTAGTTAATCTTATTGCCAAAGGCATTTCGCCCGAACGTTTTATTAACGAGAGTCATGTGGTTTATTTTCAGCGAATTATTCAAAATATAATGCGTTTAAATCCCGGGCAGCTATTTAACGATGCTACCACATCGTTGTTAATGCCCAGTGTGCGAAGTCTTGGCCCGCTCACGATGGAACAAATGAGTGGAGCCATTCCGGGGCCCTTGCCATTGGGGCAAAGCCTGCTGTTGGTTTGGCCCCAGGTAACAGCTTTAATTGCCGGAACGGTAACTTTTTTTGCCATAGCTTATACCTTGTTTATGCGGCGCGAAGTGCGCTCGAGATAA
- a CDS encoding NEW3 domain-containing protein — protein MKRVNFYFRLLLSIVFGIVMHVNLFANQTDSLELYTPYTKISVSPGKSVSYSIDVINKGTTTRNEAISVAGMPYKWDYTLTAGGYNISRLAVLPGEKKKVDLKIEVPYQVRKGNYTFSVKTGENVSLPLAIRVSSAGSSESELSCDQRNMEGTTKSNFSFKTVLKNKTANKQQYALMAKVPRGWTAAIKPNYKQATSTEVDANGTKDITYEIKPSKTAKAGSYKIPVKAVAGSTSAELELEVVITGTYELNFSTPSGLLSAKATAGEEKKVELVVNNAGSSNLENIVLSASKPRSWEATFEPDTISLLEPGQTKTVFATIKADKKAIPGDYVTKITARNPEVNETLSFRVMVKTPMLMGWIGVFIIVAAIAVVIYLFKKYGRR, from the coding sequence ATGAAAAGAGTGAACTTTTACTTCCGATTATTATTATCCATTGTTTTTGGGATAGTAATGCATGTAAACCTTTTTGCCAACCAAACCGATAGTCTCGAGTTGTATACCCCTTACACCAAAATATCGGTTTCGCCAGGTAAATCAGTAAGTTATTCTATCGATGTCATAAATAAGGGCACAACTACCCGAAATGAAGCTATTTCTGTTGCAGGCATGCCCTACAAATGGGATTACACTTTAACAGCAGGTGGCTACAATATCAGTAGGTTGGCGGTGTTGCCCGGCGAAAAGAAAAAAGTAGATTTAAAAATTGAGGTACCCTATCAGGTTCGAAAGGGAAACTATACTTTTTCGGTAAAAACCGGCGAAAATGTAAGTTTGCCCCTAGCTATCAGGGTTTCTTCGGCAGGCTCCAGCGAATCGGAACTAAGCTGCGACCAGCGCAACATGGAAGGAACTACCAAATCGAATTTTTCTTTTAAAACTGTGTTAAAAAACAAAACAGCAAATAAGCAGCAATATGCCTTAATGGCGAAAGTGCCACGAGGGTGGACTGCTGCTATAAAACCAAACTATAAACAGGCCACTTCAACCGAGGTTGATGCTAACGGAACAAAAGACATTACTTACGAGATAAAACCATCGAAAACCGCCAAAGCCGGAAGCTATAAAATTCCTGTTAAAGCAGTTGCCGGCTCCACTTCGGCAGAGCTGGAACTGGAGGTAGTAATTACCGGAACTTACGAGCTGAATTTTAGCACACCATCCGGGCTGTTAAGTGCAAAAGCAACGGCTGGCGAAGAAAAAAAAGTTGAATTGGTGGTCAATAATGCAGGCTCTTCAAATCTCGAAAACATTGTGCTATCGGCATCGAAACCAAGGAGTTGGGAAGCCACTTTTGAACCCGATACAATTTCATTGCTGGAGCCCGGGCAAACTAAAACAGTTTTTGCCACCATTAAAGCCGATAAAAAAGCAATACCCGGCGACTATGTTACAAAAATAACTGCACGCAACCCTGAGGTAAACGAAACCCTTTCTTTTCGGGTAATGGTAAAAACTCCGATGTTAATGGGGTGGATTGGGGTGTTTATTATTGTGGCAGCCATTGCAGTAGTAATTTATTTGTTTAAAAAGTATGGAAGGAGGTAA